A segment of the Gemmatimonadaceae bacterium genome:
TGCAAAAGAACTCAACGTACGCCAGACGTCTCTCGCCGAGAGCAGAGTCGCGACCATCACCAAGTAGCGGCTCGAGAAACTCGTCAGGCACCTGCGCCACCGCCCGCTCGATGACCTCACGTGGCACGAGCCCCGCAAACGCGGCATCCCACGCGGCCAGATCCGGGACACGGGACTCCAGCAGATGCGGCTCGCGCACCGTATATGGTCGACGCGACGCGGCGGGATCGATATCCGGCAACGAGTACTGAAATGCTAACGCGGCGCCGTGGTCGATCAGCCAGAGCGCGTCGCGCCACCACAGGAGGTTGGTATTTCGCGCGGTACGGTCCGGATTTGACGACAAGCCGTCGAGCCATAGGATCTTTGCCGCTTCCTCGACCGTCACCATTTCCACATCGCCGGCGGCGGCAAAGTTCCGCGCGTCGTCCAGATACGCGAAGCCCAGGTTGAGACCCTCGCTTGCCCGCAGCAGGTCGGCAAGCTCGTCGTTCTTGTCGACCGAGTCGATGTCCGCGCCGAGCCTAACGAGCGACCGCGCGGGGACGCGCAGACCAAGCGCTTCCGCAAGCTCCGCCACGATCACCTCGGCGACGAGCGCCCCCGTGCCCTGTGCCGCCCCACGAAGCTTGGTGAAGAGCAGTCCGTCCTCGGTCTCGACGAGCACTGGCCACGAGCTGCCCCGTTTGTCCGCCGAGAGAACGCGACGCGCAGCGAGTATCCGCATGACCAAAGATAGGACGCCGGCGCCACACCGAGCAGCGCGAGAGCAACTCGCTCGACGCGCCGCATTAAGTAATCGTTGTGCACTGCCCCGTGGCTGCACCCTTGCATGAATTCACGCGACTCGCAACTTCTGTGTAAACCGTATCGCCCCGTCCCACCAACGGCGGTGATCATGAGTACCTGGAACACTGCGGCCGCGGCGGGCACGCCCGCCCCACTACCGCGCGGGCGCCCTGTGCGTTCGCGTCTCTCCAGCGTCCCATACCTCTCCGTGATCGTGCCGGTATGGAATGGGGCGGAGCAGCTTTCGCGCACACTCTACGCGCTGCACCAACTGCTCACCAACGAGCCCTATCCGACGGAGCTGATCGTCGTCGATGACTGCAGCGGTCCGGAGGCCGTGCACGCCATCGAGTCGTTCCGAGACGCTGTACGCCGAGACGACGCGACAGTTCGCGTCGTCCGCAATAACGACAACCGAGGAAAGGGATATTCCGTCAAGCGCGGGATGCTCGCAGCCACGGGCGAGCTGCGCGTCTTCATCGATGCCGATCTCGCGTATCCGGCGGGGGAAATCGACGCCATCGTCGACGCGCTCGAGAAAGGCAATGACGTCGCCGTCGCCTGTCGGCTGCTGCCCGGCTCGCGATACGTCATGAGCCCGGCCTTCTTTCCATACCTCTTCACGCGGCATCTCATGAGCCGCGCGTACAACACCTTCGTGCGCCGCGTGCTCGTGGACTCGGTGGTCGACAGCCAGGCCGGGCTCAAAGGATTCACGCGCGAGGCGGCGGAGTTGATCTTTCCACGCCTGACGATTCATCGGTTTGGCTTCGACGTCGAGTGCCTCTACATCGCGCAGCGCCACGGCCAACGGCTGGCGCAGGTGCCGGTGACCTTCCGGTACGACGACGAGCCGTCCACGGTTCGGTTCATGCGCGACGGTTCACGAATGGTGACCGACCTCGCGCGCATTCTCGTGAACGCCCGACGTGGCCGCTACGACTGAGATAAGGTCGCTCATCGTGAACGCGGATGACTTCGGTCTGTCCGAGGGCATCAATCGCGGCATCATCGAAGCATTCACCGCGGGCGCGCTCAGTTCGACGTCCGTGATGGTCGGCATGCCCGCCTTCGACGACGCCGTTCACCTCGCACACAGTGTATCGTCGTTAGGTGTCGGACTCCATTTCACGCTCACGGCCGGCCGACCGCTTACCCGCGCGACGAGCCTCGTCGATCGCGCGACGGGCGAGTTTCTTCGTGGGCCCGCGCTCGTCAGGCTCGCGCTTGCGGGTCGCATCCAAACCCAGGAGGTGGCCGACGAGTGCGCCGCACAGATTGCCGTCGCGCGGAAAGCGGGCCTTCGCCTTACGCATCTCGACGGCCACCATCACGTCCACCTCCTTCCGGGAGTCCGCGCCGCGGTCCGCCGCGTCGTCGAGGCGGAGCGCATCCCCGCTGTGCGACGGCCCATGGAGAGAATCTTCGGCGTGACCGCGTGGTTCCGGCGCCTGCCCGAACGTGTGCTCATCGCAATGCTCGCCCGCTACGTCGATCGGAAACGATGGCATGTCGCGACCACTGACTACTTCGTTGGCTCAGTTCTACTCGGCGCATCCAACTTTCACGCGATCTTGCTTCGTGTGCTCGATTCGCTCCGGGTCGGCACGACGGAGCTCATGGTCCATCCGGGCTACGTATCAGGCCCATTGCCGGGCGACGACAGCTATACCTCGCAGCGCGAGATCGAGCTGCACGCGCTCACCTCACCAGACGTCATCCAGCGACTTCACTCCGGCGCCATCCGCCTCGTGAACTATGGCGACATCGGAGATGCACGGTGACCGAGAGACGGTTGAAGTGGTTGATGCTCGCGCTCTGGATTGTCGTAACGATCGCAGCGAGCGTCTCGCCCATTCTCCGGCACGAGAACAACTTTGAAATCTTCCGTTCCGCGTCGACGCGTTTCGCCGCCGGACAGGATCTGTACGCGGCGAGTCGTCAGCACTTCGATCTGTTCAAGTACACGCCCACCGCGGCGCTTCTCTTCGCACCGTTTGCCGCGCTGCCGTTCGCCTTCGGAGTGCTAGTGTGGAATGCCGTGAACGCGGCGACGCTCTACCAGGCGCTTGGCCGGCTTCTCTCGTCGCGGGATGCGATGATCGCTGGCGCGATCGTTCTCCCCGAGATGTTCGGCTCGCTCCAGAGTGCACAGTCGAACGTGCTCATCGCGGGTCTCATCATTCTCACGTTCACGGAGCTCGAGCGCCGACACGACCTGCGTGCCGCGCTAGCGGTTTGTGCCGGCACGATCATCAAGATCTTTCCACTCGCTGCCGCCTCGTTTGCACTCTTCTGTGACAAGCGACGACGATTCGCGATGTGGTGCGCCGCCATCGGCGCCGCAATTCTTCTCGCGCCGATCGCGTTTCACGGACCGAGCTGGATGCTGCATCAGTACGACGACTGGATCCTTGTGCAGCGCGTCGACTCCGGCGATCCAGGCTTCTCGTTCATGGCGCTCATGCGCCTCTGGCTCGGTGTAGACTGGC
Coding sequences within it:
- a CDS encoding glycosyltransferase family 87 protein, with translation MTERRLKWLMLALWIVVTIAASVSPILRHENNFEIFRSASTRFAAGQDLYAASRQHFDLFKYTPTAALLFAPFAALPFAFGVLVWNAVNAATLYQALGRLLSSRDAMIAGAIVLPEMFGSLQSAQSNVLIAGLIILTFTELERRHDLRAALAVCAGTIIKIFPLAAASFALFCDKRRRFAMWCAAIGAAILLAPIAFHGPSWMLHQYDDWILVQRVDSGDPGFSFMALMRLWLGVDWPSWPQQLAGALALVAPIIFLNECRADHTWRLRYVASLLIFCVIFNHQSEGPSFVIALAGIGIWFALARRTWPEWLALVFVLVFTVLASSSLMPRPIRAKLFDVRFKTVPVLVVWIILQVKLWATQCSVSHSIHAVHATAVDHS
- a CDS encoding ChbG/HpnK family deacetylase — translated: MAATTEIRSLIVNADDFGLSEGINRGIIEAFTAGALSSTSVMVGMPAFDDAVHLAHSVSSLGVGLHFTLTAGRPLTRATSLVDRATGEFLRGPALVRLALAGRIQTQEVADECAAQIAVARKAGLRLTHLDGHHHVHLLPGVRAAVRRVVEAERIPAVRRPMERIFGVTAWFRRLPERVLIAMLARYVDRKRWHVATTDYFVGSVLLGASNFHAILLRVLDSLRVGTTELMVHPGYVSGPLPGDDSYTSQREIELHALTSPDVIQRLHSGAIRLVNYGDIGDAR
- a CDS encoding HipA family kinase, which translates into the protein MRILAARRVLSADKRGSSWPVLVETEDGLLFTKLRGAAQGTGALVAEVIVAELAEALGLRVPARSLVRLGADIDSVDKNDELADLLRASEGLNLGFAYLDDARNFAAAGDVEMVTVEEAAKILWLDGLSSNPDRTARNTNLLWWRDALWLIDHGAALAFQYSLPDIDPAASRRPYTVREPHLLESRVPDLAAWDAAFAGLVPREVIERAVAQVPDEFLEPLLGDGRDSALGERRLAYVEFFCNRLAEPRPFLERVLVQVSQRPRRGRPAWLDPR
- a CDS encoding glycosyltransferase, yielding MSTWNTAAAAGTPAPLPRGRPVRSRLSSVPYLSVIVPVWNGAEQLSRTLYALHQLLTNEPYPTELIVVDDCSGPEAVHAIESFRDAVRRDDATVRVVRNNDNRGKGYSVKRGMLAATGELRVFIDADLAYPAGEIDAIVDALEKGNDVAVACRLLPGSRYVMSPAFFPYLFTRHLMSRAYNTFVRRVLVDSVVDSQAGLKGFTREAAELIFPRLTIHRFGFDVECLYIAQRHGQRLAQVPVTFRYDDEPSTVRFMRDGSRMVTDLARILVNARRGRYD